In the Primulina tabacum isolate GXHZ01 chromosome 15, ASM2559414v2, whole genome shotgun sequence genome, TCTATATCTTACAAACAACTAAATCATTCATAGGGATTTACAATAAGAACTATCTCCGCTTAAAATTCGGAATAGCTGGTATCAAACGTTAAACACTAAagataaactttaaataaacacttCATGAATGAATTTATAATCATACGACACCCAAATCCagtttttaaaattctttaaattttaaacttttattgTGTCTTGACTCTTGGGTGCGATAAAACGatacataaaaatatgataaactCAACCCTAAAATGCACTTTTCGTTTTACAGAAAACATATCCAGAATTTTTGCATCCATGCAAGTTTTATATTCATTGAATCTTAGCCAAATCTCAATtcctttaattttattttatattacttTTTTTAAGGGAAAAAAAACTCCAAGAAAAGCTCTAGTTGTTTTGTAAAATGATGCATACAAATTTGTCCATGTTTAGGTAGACCTTACCACAAATAACATTAACGATGATAATGATATAGTTCCAACAACACGATATCATTATAGACAAGGGGCCCCAAATTTAATTTATGAGGTTAGGAGAGACTTTGAAATGGTTAAATTTTAACTATGGACCGTATTAATGGAAGATGGTTACGAGCTCGATAAAGAAAGCCTCAGAATACGAACGTCACACCTTACTTTTACACCTACCAATTTAAGTTTACTACATGGCTAAGGAcacttttaattgattattcctCATTTCCATCCGTACCTGCAGAAATTAGTTCGATTTTTGAATTGATTCGGAAGGTGGAAAATTACATTACTTTTAAAGCAGTGGATGTGGAGAGCTGAATGCATAGGAATGTTAAAGATTTGAAACTTGAACCTGACTCAACTTCAAAAGTTAGTTTAAGGAGAGAAGATTGTTCAAGTTCATATATGAAACTTCCAAGAATTTTATCTAACCGATGTGAGACAACTAACACACCTCTCTCACGcccaaaaatgaacattttggaGCGTGAaatttacaaatgacccaaatATAGACAGAACGGATGTCCCAACTATGGGCAATCCAACACATAACAGTACAACCTGAGCtttgataccatgttaagattgagacttggatctaactcaaccacaaaagctagctcaagtaAGAAGGATTGTCCAAATTCATATATACAATTCTTAAGGATTTTATATAATCGATGCGAGACAACTAATAAGAAATCTATTATATCAACcgttttgatttttaaaattattaatttggtaatgatatgaaaatttttttttctccggaaaaattattaatttttcaatttttttttttaaaaaaagacaaGCAATTTCAAACTACATTGAAGGGTATGACATCGTATAGTAGTGCCACATCGATTTTAGTACTTATACAATGATTCCATACAACTaatataaaatcatcaaaagttTTGCCACCGTCCACTCTCTCCTCTCCCACCAACTCACATCTAGAAGAATTTATTACCTCCTCAAGCCTCAATCCCcaaaatatacatacatatatacatacatacatacatatatatatatatatatatgcgacATACAAAAAGAGAGACTGTAAgaaataataaaagaaaaaaaaaagaggagagAAACCGCATGCTTGATTAGCTAAGGGTTATATATTATAACAAGTGATCGCCATTCATCAAAATGGGGAGGTCTCCATGTTGTGAGAAAGCTCACACGAACAAAGGTGCATGGACTAAAGAAGAGGATGATCGTCTCATTGCTTATATTCGGGGACACGGCGAGGGATGCTGGCGGTCACTGCCTAAGGCCGCGGGGCTCCTCCGATGCGGCAAGAGCTGCCGCCTCCGGTGGATCAACTATCTCAGGCCCGACCTCAAACGTGGAAACTTTACAGAAGCTGAGGATGAACTCATTATCAAACTCCATAGCCTTCTTGGCAATAAGTAAGCCCAATTAATATATACTACTTTATTCTAAAACCCTCGTTCTGATAgtaaataaaatcattaatttcCCCATATTTTGTTTGTTACAGGTGGTCCTTAATCGCCGGAAGATTGCCAGGAAGAACTGATAATGAGATAAAGAATTACTGGAACACTCATATAAGAAGAAAACTTGTGAGCAGAGGGATTGATCCAACAACCCACATGCCAATAAATGAACCTGCAGCTGCAGCAGGGGAAGCGACAACTATTTCTTTCTCTGGTGTCACGAACCCGAAAGAAGAATTAAACATAGCTAAAAATGGGATATTGATGAACGTGGTTCAAGAACGGTGCCCCGATTTGAATCTCGAGCTCAGAATCAGCCCTCCTTATCAACAAGAACCACTGAAGACAACGCTTTGCTTTGGATGTAACCAGGGGATCAAGAACAGCAAAGATTGCAAATGTACCGATGGTAAATTAATTAGTGGGAGTGGCGGTAAATCTGGTTATGATTTTCTCGGGATAAAAAATCGTGTTGTTTTGGAATACAGAAGCTTGGAGATGAAATGAGAATTTGTTCTGGGAAATTGATCAGCCTTTCTTCCTTTTTGTTGTTTCCCCAGAGTGCACGTACGCGTAATCTTGGTGAGATATGTCTGAGTTTGTTGCAGTTTAGTGTTGATTTTTACTGCGTATATAACATAAGAGTATATATTTTAGCTTCATTTGTGTATGGTTGCGTAAATACTTGTGTaaatacatttaaatataaaaaaatttaaatttaaattttgttaactacataaatatatataatttcccaaataaaaatattaggcAGTCAAGAAATGTTCAGTACAGACAGAACCATTGACTGAACCAATTTTCTTTTTATGACAAATCGAAAATTTTAGTTATTTCTTTCCATCAGTAATCGAATCaaccaaaatttttaaaaaatcgagttttaattaaaaaatataatataaaaattaaattaaataaatttttaattttatttaaaaaatatttttatttataattcaattgtgtaataaaatttaattagaaatttgtaatatttatattgttataaactttattagaaaatttaataatattaatttttttaataaaaaattggtTTGTTTAGTTAATTGaagttttatattaaaaatcgaAAATGAATTGAACTAAACGATATTATAAAAAACTAAAACCGAATTTCCGAATAAATTTTCAGTTCGGATCGGTTATTTTGGCTGAATTTGATATCTTACTCACTCTAAATTATAATTGATATATGTTACTTGTCGATGTCTGCAATTTTGGTTTAAAATTAACTTTATAGTTTTTTTCTTTATCCCTTTAGTTACCTAACTAGAAATTTTCAATTATCCCAAATAtgtccaacaaattttttttcaaatctcaTAATTACCCAAAAACTCTATTATTCTAATTAAAATAATCGCAATACAAGCACtataataattacaatatcaataattctcaaatatttcaatcaattgttcatttttttcaaaattcgcaCCAATAGATATTTAAAGTAAAAATATAAACTCAAAAATTCATATACATCATAAGTCAATATTATCGTAACTCAAATAATCACCACTAAATATTTGACATAATTTTAGAATTGTcgaattttacaaaaaaataacataatttcagAATCAACAAAACCAACCAATATGTGATAATGAAATGTGATTTAATTTGTAGTGTTgttgtatttttaatttttaacatgagaccaaaaaaataaaaaactaaataatttttttaaaaaaacataggCGGGGCTAGAGCTCATCCTAACCCAAGGGCGGCTCCGTCCCTGTTCCCATGAGTGTGTAGATTGCGTGCCATTTATTCGACTCAAATGGTCCACATATAGTCTTTTATGTGAGCAATGTCGGGTCTATGTGAAAAAAACATACGTGACTCGTCGGATTTACGTAGAATTAATAAACTGATGGTTGCCATCAAGTTCAGGTCTTAATATATATctcttgatttttcattttttgtccAGGAAATACTTTTAATTTGTGCCAAAAGATGGTGTAAGCTCGTGAATATATTTCAAAAGGATTTAAGATAATTGGACAAATTTAaaatagtaatttttttttttgaaaaaaaaataaattcctTGAAAATAAAAACGACCTATGGCCTTTTGTTTCTCGGCTTTCCATTGAACAAACATAGGAAGATTGTTGGCTTTGAATGAATGACCACAAATAGtaatggcaaaaatttgtgtgagatggtctcacgggttgtattttgtgggacagatctcttatttagattataaaaaaatattactttttatgctaagagtattactttttattgtgaatatcggtagggttgacccgtctcacagataaaaattcgtgagatcgtctcttgtgagacggtctcatgaatctttatctgtgagacgggtcaaccctaccgatattcagaataaaaaataatactcttaacataaaaaataataatttttcgtagatgacccaaataagtgagtagttctcttgtgagacggtctcacgaatctttatttgtgagacatgtcaaccctactgatactcataatataaaataatacttttagcataaaaagtaatattttttcgtagatgaaccaaataagagatccgtctcacaaaatacgatccttaagaccttctcacacaagtttttcctACTTATAAGGGTTTCTATCAAATAAATAATCGATTTTGCACgcatatttatagatttttccTACACAATCCCTACCTAAATTATGCACCAGATTATATAAACAACGTATTTCAATTCACGAACAATGATGCAATGGATAAGCAACGGGAGAAGATTAGATAACAAATTCGTTGGGAAATtgaatatattaatataatatatatccaataactaaataataatattttgattaatATTAATTTGTTTAATAAACTCCTAATGTCGACCATTGACAGCACCATCCGTTCACCAACTTGCTTCACGTTTTGGCCTTTTTAGCCGTAACATACCAAACttgcattatttaaatttaatgtgGGATTAGTTATTTATTTCCCACTCACTCGCATTAATTGTTTATTAATCTTATATAATGCCCtctgatactcacgggaaatttagggtccgatccacgcaagcgtcactaatccagacacgggcttcaaaattatcatgggcctgaaatcacaaataagaccgttaggagggggccatgAGAGTATCCTGGCGTAGCTCCTCCGAcactcaagtcagagactgaggatatatggggggagcagctaagggcgctgctgaaaacaatatagtgaatccaataatcatacgctccaacctggtatttatagaagaatacctgggcttgtcatgggccattcacctgtgggccttaatgatgggccgggaatttgggccggatcttgatgggttcatccctgggTATCACCAGtatccccctcccgagtcgaactgaatcgtaggttcaaagttcgattgaTTGCGTTGTTCTCGGTTTACAACACGTGAGttgtgcattttcttccagGCCTCCGTCGGTCTCCAAAAAgttggaaacaaatcaaatatcaatcctaGCACCGCTTCATCATCACCTCGCCGCCTGCACGCTAGCCCCAACAGCGTGCGTCCGCCCTTGCGCGCGCTCGCCCGGCGCCCTCGCCCCGCGCGGCCGCACAGCTCCCGCGCGCCACGCCCTCACCGAGCTCGTCCGGCGCCCTGCCGAAGCACTCGCCCCCTCGCGCACCACGTTCGCCTGCTCGCCTGGGCGCCGGCTCGCCCGCGTGCCACAGGCTCGCCCTCAAGCCCTCGGCCATGCCTTTGCCCTAGCGCCTGCTCGCCAGCGCCACGCCACGCCAGCTCGCCCGCACCCCGCAGCTCGCCCGCCACTCCAACTCGCCCGAGCACCAGCTCGCCCCTAGCCCCTCGCCTGCCGCTCTCGCCCTCGCCCGCCGAGCGTCTGCTCGCCgcgcgcccgagcgccacacgCCAGCTCGCCCGCGCCCGGCAGCTCGCCCGCCACTCCAGCTCGCCCGAGCACCAGCTCGCCCCTAGCCCCTTGCCTGCCGCTCTCGCCCTCGCCCGCCGAGCGTCTGCTCGCCGCGCGCCCGAGCGCCGCACGCCAGCTCTCCCGCGCCCGGCAGCTCGCCCGCCACTCCGGCTCGCCCGAGCGCCTGCT is a window encoding:
- the LOC142526786 gene encoding myb-related protein 308-like; the encoded protein is MGRSPCCEKAHTNKGAWTKEEDDRLIAYIRGHGEGCWRSLPKAAGLLRCGKSCRLRWINYLRPDLKRGNFTEAEDELIIKLHSLLGNKWSLIAGRLPGRTDNEIKNYWNTHIRRKLVSRGIDPTTHMPINEPAAAAGEATTISFSGVTNPKEELNIAKNGILMNVVQERCPDLNLELRISPPYQQEPLKTTLCFGCNQGIKNSKDCKCTDGKLISGSGGKSGYDFLGIKNRVVLEYRSLEMK